In the Streptomyces fradiae ATCC 10745 = DSM 40063 genome, one interval contains:
- a CDS encoding nuclear transport factor 2 family protein: protein MVGEPDPVTAAVAGELRLLEPAVRASRAEAERLLDPEFTEVGASGRRWTRDAMLAALPGDAAAPGAPPCRASGMAGVLLAPGLVHLTFETVAGGRRARRSSLWRRSPDGTGAPWRLYHHQGTPVPDGTP from the coding sequence GTGGTGGGGGAGCCCGATCCGGTCACCGCCGCCGTCGCGGGCGAGCTCCGGCTGCTCGAACCGGCGGTCAGGGCGTCGCGGGCGGAGGCGGAGAGGCTGCTGGACCCGGAGTTCACCGAGGTCGGCGCGTCCGGGCGGCGCTGGACGCGCGACGCGATGCTCGCCGCGCTGCCCGGGGACGCCGCCGCCCCGGGCGCGCCCCCCTGCCGGGCGTCCGGGATGGCGGGGGTGCTCCTCGCGCCCGGCCTGGTCCACCTGACGTTCGAGACGGTGGCGGGCGGTCGGCGGGCGCGGCGCTCCTCCCTGTGGCGCCGCTCCCCCGACGGCACCGGGGCGCCCTGGCGGCTCTACCACCACCAGGGGACGCCCGTCCCGGACGGCACTCCGTAG
- a CDS encoding MBL fold metallo-hydrolase → MPAHDPYTVQLAPDVHAYVQPDGGWCLNNAGWVGGADGSVLIDTTATERRAVALRDALLAHGAAPPSLVVNTHHHGDHTYGNHVFLPEATVVGHEACRSEVLAAGRQLHLIWPQTDFGDVRVTPPSVTYSDRMTLYAGGTEVRLIHPGVAHTTGDTIVHLPERGVVFTGDLVFHGGTPFLATGSLRGSLRALDLLRSLDAETVVPGHGPLADPSAYDATEAYLRFVAELAEDGHARGLTPLEVARGADLGVFGELREPERLVANVHRAYAELEGRPEGAPLDVAAVFGDMAAMNGGRAVACHA, encoded by the coding sequence GTGCCCGCACACGACCCGTACACCGTCCAGCTCGCGCCTGACGTGCACGCCTACGTCCAGCCGGACGGGGGGTGGTGCCTCAACAACGCCGGCTGGGTCGGCGGCGCCGACGGCAGCGTCCTGATCGACACGACCGCCACCGAGCGCCGGGCGGTGGCCCTGCGCGACGCGCTGCTGGCGCACGGCGCCGCCCCGCCGTCCCTGGTGGTCAACACCCACCACCACGGGGACCACACGTACGGCAACCACGTCTTCCTCCCGGAGGCGACCGTGGTCGGGCACGAGGCGTGCCGCTCCGAGGTGCTGGCGGCGGGGCGGCAGCTCCATCTGATATGGCCGCAGACCGACTTCGGCGACGTCCGCGTGACGCCGCCGTCGGTGACGTACTCCGACCGGATGACCCTGTACGCGGGCGGGACCGAGGTGCGGCTGATCCATCCGGGCGTGGCGCACACGACGGGCGACACCATCGTGCACCTCCCGGAGCGGGGCGTGGTCTTCACCGGCGACCTGGTCTTCCACGGCGGGACGCCGTTCCTCGCGACGGGCTCGCTGCGCGGGTCGCTGCGGGCGCTGGACCTGCTGCGCTCGCTGGACGCCGAGACGGTGGTGCCGGGCCACGGGCCGCTGGCCGACCCGTCCGCGTACGACGCGACGGAGGCGTACCTGCGGTTCGTCGCCGAGCTGGCGGAGGACGGCCACGCCAGGGGGCTGACGCCGCTGGAGGTGGCGCGGGGCGCGGACCTGGGGGTCTTCGGGGAGCTGCGCGAGCCGGAGCGGCTGGTGGCCAACGTGCACCGGGCGTACGCCGAGCTGGAGGGACGGCCGGAGGGGGCGCCGCTGGACGTGGCGGCGGTGTTCGGCGACATGGCGGCGATGAACGGCGGGCGCGCGGTGGCCTGCCACGCCTGA
- a CDS encoding FAD-binding dehydrogenase — protein sequence MAYDADVIVIGAGLAGLVATAELAAAGRSVILLDQEPEQSIGGQAHWSFGGLFLVDSPEQRRMRVRDSRDLALQDWLGTAGFDRPEDHWPRRWAEAYVDFAAGEKRAWLHRLGVRFFPVVGWAERGGYGATGHGNSVPRFHITWGTGPGLVEPFERRVREGVARGLVSARFRHRVTGLGRTGGAVDTVSGEVLEPSGAPRGTASSREVTGAFEYRAQAVVVTSGGIGGNHELVRAQWPERLGTPPEHMLSGVPAHVDGLMLGIAEAAGAHHVNRDRMWHYTEGIENWDPIWARHGIRILPGPSSLWLDALGRRLPVPLFPGFDTLGTLEHIMRTGHDHTWFVLDQRIIGKEFALSGSEQNPDLTGRSVRDVIGRARTDVPAPVRAFMEKGADFVVERDLSALVRGMNALTGEPLVDEAALRREIVARDREIANPFTKDLQVTAIRGARRYLGDRLIRTAAPHRLLDPKAGPLIAVRLRVLTRKSLGGLATDLSSRVLTAEGEPLPGLYAAGEAAGFGGGGVHGYRALEGTFLGGCLFSGRAAGRAAARAVA from the coding sequence ATGGCCTACGACGCTGATGTGATCGTGATCGGCGCGGGCCTCGCCGGGCTCGTCGCCACCGCCGAACTGGCCGCCGCGGGCCGCAGCGTCATCCTCCTGGACCAGGAGCCCGAGCAGTCGATCGGCGGGCAGGCCCACTGGTCGTTCGGCGGGCTGTTCCTCGTCGACTCGCCCGAGCAGCGCCGCATGCGGGTCCGCGACAGCCGGGACCTGGCCCTCCAGGACTGGCTGGGCACGGCCGGGTTCGACCGGCCCGAGGACCACTGGCCGCGCCGCTGGGCCGAGGCGTACGTGGACTTCGCCGCGGGCGAGAAGCGCGCCTGGCTGCACCGGCTGGGCGTGCGCTTCTTCCCCGTCGTCGGCTGGGCCGAGCGCGGCGGCTACGGCGCCACCGGGCACGGCAACTCCGTCCCGCGCTTCCACATCACCTGGGGTACCGGGCCGGGCCTCGTCGAGCCGTTCGAGCGCCGCGTCCGTGAGGGCGTCGCCCGCGGCCTCGTATCAGCGAGGTTCCGCCACCGCGTCACCGGCCTCGGCCGCACCGGCGGCGCCGTCGACACCGTGAGCGGCGAGGTCCTGGAGCCGTCCGGCGCCCCGCGCGGCACGGCCAGCAGCCGCGAGGTCACCGGCGCCTTCGAGTACCGCGCCCAGGCCGTCGTCGTCACCTCCGGCGGGATCGGCGGCAACCACGAGCTGGTCCGCGCCCAGTGGCCCGAACGGCTCGGCACGCCCCCGGAGCACATGCTGTCCGGCGTCCCCGCCCACGTCGACGGGCTGATGCTGGGCATCGCCGAGGCGGCCGGCGCCCACCACGTCAACCGCGACCGCATGTGGCACTACACCGAGGGCATCGAGAACTGGGACCCGATCTGGGCCCGCCACGGCATCCGCATCCTGCCCGGCCCGTCGTCCCTGTGGCTGGACGCCCTCGGCCGGCGCCTGCCCGTGCCCCTCTTCCCCGGCTTCGACACGCTCGGCACGCTGGAGCACATCATGCGGACCGGGCACGACCACACGTGGTTCGTCCTCGACCAGCGGATCATCGGCAAGGAGTTCGCGCTCTCCGGCAGCGAGCAGAACCCGGACCTCACCGGCCGGTCGGTCCGGGACGTCATCGGCCGCGCCCGCACCGACGTGCCCGCGCCCGTGCGGGCCTTCATGGAGAAGGGCGCCGACTTCGTGGTGGAGCGGGACCTGTCCGCCCTGGTGCGCGGGATGAACGCGCTCACCGGCGAGCCGCTCGTCGACGAGGCCGCGCTGCGCCGCGAGATCGTCGCCCGCGACCGGGAGATCGCCAACCCGTTCACCAAGGACCTCCAGGTCACCGCCATCCGGGGCGCGCGCCGGTACCTCGGCGACCGGCTCATCCGCACGGCCGCCCCGCACCGGCTCCTCGACCCGAAGGCGGGTCCCCTCATCGCCGTGCGGCTGCGCGTCCTCACCCGCAAGTCGCTGGGCGGGCTGGCGACCGACCTGTCGTCACGGGTCCTCACGGCGGAGGGCGAACCGCTGCCGGGCCTGTACGCGGCGGGGGAGGCGGCCGGGTTCGGCGGGGGCGGCGTCCACGGCTACCGGGCACTGGAGGGCACCTTCCTCGGCGGCTGCCTCTTCTCGGGCCGCGCGGCCGGCCGGGCGGCGGCCCGCGCGGTGGCCTGA
- a CDS encoding NUDIX domain-containing protein encodes MNASPADELLDVVDERDRVVGRLPRGEVYARGLRHRCVFVLVRDAGDRIFVHRRTASKAVFPSLYDMFVGGVVGAGEPYDAAALREAEEELGVTGLPRPEPVLSFLYDDGPGGRGSWWSRVYEVRCDLPVEPQAEEVAWHAFLPEAEVERRLGAWPWVPDGLAAWERLRAARGRGPGRG; translated from the coding sequence GTGAACGCATCGCCCGCCGATGAGCTGCTCGACGTCGTGGACGAGCGCGACCGCGTGGTGGGGCGGCTGCCGCGCGGAGAGGTGTACGCGCGCGGGCTGCGCCACCGCTGCGTGTTCGTCCTCGTGCGCGACGCCGGGGACCGGATCTTCGTGCACCGCCGGACCGCGTCGAAGGCGGTGTTCCCCTCGCTGTACGACATGTTCGTCGGCGGGGTCGTCGGCGCGGGCGAGCCGTACGACGCGGCGGCGCTGCGGGAGGCGGAGGAGGAGCTGGGGGTGACCGGGCTGCCCCGGCCGGAGCCGGTGCTGTCGTTCCTGTACGACGACGGGCCCGGCGGGCGCGGCTCGTGGTGGTCCCGGGTGTACGAGGTGCGCTGCGACCTGCCGGTGGAGCCGCAGGCGGAGGAGGTCGCCTGGCACGCCTTCCTGCCGGAGGCGGAGGTGGAGCGGCGCCTGGGCGCATGGCCGTGGGTGCCGGACGGGCTGGCCGCGTGGGAGCGGCTGCGCGCGGCGCGGGGGCGGGGGCCGGGCCGTGGCTGA
- a CDS encoding NADP-dependent oxidoreductase: MKAISYRRYGGPEVLEYGDRPDPKVGPDKVLVKVRAAAVNPVDWKCQAGYLDTILDAFFPVVPGWDVSGVVVQPGVSVPEYAVGDEVMGYVREDALCHGTFAEYVAAPVRTLARKPRTMDFAEAAALPLAGLTAYQALHRALRVRKGETVLVHAAAGAVGSLAVQLARHMGARVLGGVRESGAERVRELGGEPVAYGAGFARRVRELAPDGVDAVLDTVGGEPLRSSPQVLTPEGRLASIADGEVVNLGGLYFWVRPDADDLTALADLAEGGVLKVRVARTFPLERAADAQRAAMAGGLGGKVVVTLDED; encoded by the coding sequence ATGAAGGCGATCAGCTACCGCCGCTACGGCGGACCCGAGGTCCTGGAGTACGGCGACCGGCCCGACCCCAAGGTGGGGCCCGACAAGGTCCTGGTGAAGGTGCGGGCGGCGGCCGTCAACCCGGTCGACTGGAAGTGCCAGGCCGGCTATCTCGACACGATCCTGGACGCCTTCTTCCCGGTCGTCCCCGGCTGGGACGTCTCCGGCGTGGTCGTGCAGCCCGGTGTCTCCGTGCCCGAGTACGCCGTCGGGGACGAGGTGATGGGGTACGTGCGGGAGGACGCGCTGTGCCACGGCACCTTCGCCGAGTACGTTGCCGCGCCCGTGCGCACCCTCGCCCGCAAGCCCCGCACCATGGACTTCGCCGAGGCCGCCGCGCTGCCCCTGGCGGGCCTCACCGCCTACCAGGCCCTCCACCGGGCGCTGCGCGTGCGGAAGGGCGAGACCGTGCTGGTCCACGCGGCGGCCGGCGCGGTCGGCTCGCTCGCCGTGCAGCTGGCCCGGCACATGGGCGCCCGGGTGCTGGGCGGGGTCCGCGAGTCCGGCGCGGAGCGGGTGCGGGAGCTGGGCGGCGAACCGGTCGCGTACGGCGCGGGGTTCGCCCGCCGGGTGCGCGAGCTGGCGCCCGACGGCGTGGACGCCGTGCTGGACACCGTGGGCGGCGAGCCGCTTCGGAGCTCGCCGCAGGTGCTCACCCCCGAGGGCCGCCTCGCCTCCATCGCGGACGGCGAGGTGGTGAACCTGGGCGGCCTGTACTTCTGGGTGCGCCCGGACGCCGACGACCTGACGGCCCTCGCGGACCTGGCCGAGGGCGGGGTGCTGAAGGTGCGGGTGGCGCGCACCTTCCCGCTGGAGCGGGCGGCCGACGCGCAGCGCGCGGCGATGGCCGGGGGCCTGGGCGGCAAGGTCGTCGTCACCCTCGACGAGGACTGA
- a CDS encoding DUF202 domain-containing protein, with amino-acid sequence MQPERTRLAWRRTTLSCTVAAVLAARQAVHGGDAETAGVLGAGLSLLVWVAFLVVAQRRIAALGRRARPDPLAARAALAAALCTVALAGFGVAVVW; translated from the coding sequence CTGCAGCCGGAGCGGACCCGGCTGGCGTGGCGACGTACGACGCTGTCGTGCACCGTCGCCGCCGTGCTGGCCGCACGGCAGGCGGTGCACGGCGGCGACGCCGAGACGGCCGGGGTGCTGGGCGCGGGCCTCTCGCTGCTCGTGTGGGTGGCGTTCCTGGTGGTGGCGCAGCGGCGGATCGCCGCGCTGGGACGGCGGGCGCGGCCGGACCCGCTGGCGGCGCGGGCCGCGCTGGCGGCGGCCCTGTGCACGGTGGCGCTGGCGGGTTTCGGGGTGGCGGTGGTGTGGTGA
- a CDS encoding YidH family protein: MADLGRSLRLWFSPQRVREEGETPDYRFSLANERTFLAWLRTGLALVGGGFAVDQFLPDLRWGVRVGMALVLLAAGALCALRAVNHWVRCERAMRLGEDLPVSRFPAVLGLAVGVVAAAMVLVVLFGWTG; encoded by the coding sequence GTGGCTGACCTCGGGCGGAGCCTGCGGCTGTGGTTCTCGCCGCAGCGGGTGCGGGAGGAGGGCGAGACGCCGGACTACCGGTTCTCCCTGGCCAACGAGCGGACCTTCCTGGCCTGGCTGCGGACCGGGCTGGCGCTGGTGGGCGGCGGGTTCGCCGTGGACCAGTTCCTGCCGGACCTGCGGTGGGGGGTGCGGGTCGGGATGGCGCTCGTCCTGCTGGCCGCGGGGGCGCTGTGCGCGCTGCGGGCGGTCAACCACTGGGTGCGGTGCGAGCGGGCGATGCGGCTCGGCGAGGACCTGCCGGTGAGCCGGTTCCCCGCGGTGCTGGGCCTGGCGGTGGGGGTGGTGGCGGCGGCGATGGTGCTGGTGGTGCTGTTCGGGTGGACGGGGTGA
- a CDS encoding GntP family permease encodes MTRLSVETLAADAAEPITSAGDAQLGAAVLGGIALIVLLITRFKLHAFLALTIGSLALGVFAGAPLDATIASFSGGLGSTVAGVGVLVALGAILGKLLADSGGADQIVDTILARASGRAMPWAMVLIASVIGLPLFFEVGIVLLIPVVLMVAKRGGYSLMRIGIPALAGLSVMHGLIPPHPGPLVAIDALGADLGITLALGLLVAVPTVVIAGPLFSRYAARWVDVQAPDGMMPQRTSGDEGPVKRPGFGVTVATVLLPVALMMVKALVDIVVDDPENPVQRVTDTVGSPLIALLAAVLVALFTLGRAAGFTKERISTTVERSLAPIAGVLLIVGAGGGFKTTLIDIGVGRMILDLSRDWAIPALLLGWLIAVAIRLATGSATVATISAAGLVAPLAADMSASHAALLVLAIGAGSLFFSHVNDAGFWLVKEYFGMDVGQTVKTWSVMETIISVVGIVCVLLLSLVL; translated from the coding sequence TCCTCCTCATCACCCGCTTCAAGCTGCACGCCTTCCTCGCGCTGACCATCGGGTCCCTGGCCCTCGGCGTGTTCGCGGGCGCGCCGCTCGACGCGACCATCGCCTCCTTCAGCGGGGGCCTCGGGTCGACGGTCGCGGGCGTGGGCGTGCTGGTCGCGCTGGGCGCGATCCTCGGCAAGCTCCTCGCGGACTCGGGCGGCGCCGACCAGATCGTCGACACGATCCTGGCGCGGGCGAGCGGGCGGGCCATGCCGTGGGCGATGGTGCTGATCGCCTCGGTGATCGGCCTGCCGCTCTTCTTCGAGGTCGGCATCGTGCTGCTGATCCCGGTCGTGCTGATGGTCGCCAAGCGCGGCGGCTACTCGCTGATGCGGATCGGCATCCCGGCGCTCGCGGGCCTGTCGGTGATGCACGGGCTGATACCGCCGCACCCCGGCCCGCTGGTCGCCATCGACGCGCTCGGCGCGGACCTCGGCATCACCCTCGCGCTGGGCCTTCTGGTCGCCGTGCCCACGGTGGTCATCGCGGGCCCGCTGTTCTCCCGGTACGCCGCCCGCTGGGTCGACGTCCAGGCGCCCGACGGCATGATGCCGCAGCGGACCTCCGGGGACGAGGGCCCGGTGAAGCGGCCCGGCTTCGGCGTCACCGTCGCCACGGTGCTGCTGCCCGTCGCGCTGATGATGGTGAAGGCGCTCGTCGACATCGTCGTGGACGACCCGGAGAACCCCGTCCAGCGGGTCACCGACACCGTAGGGTCGCCGCTGATCGCGCTGCTCGCGGCCGTGCTCGTCGCCCTCTTCACGCTGGGCCGGGCGGCCGGGTTCACCAAGGAGCGGATCTCCACGACGGTGGAACGGTCGCTGGCGCCGATCGCGGGCGTGCTGCTGATCGTCGGCGCGGGCGGCGGGTTCAAGACGACGCTGATCGACATCGGTGTGGGCCGGATGATCCTCGACCTGTCGCGGGACTGGGCGATACCCGCCCTGCTGCTCGGCTGGCTGATCGCCGTGGCCATCCGCCTGGCGACCGGTTCCGCGACGGTGGCGACGATCTCGGCCGCCGGGCTGGTCGCGCCCCTCGCCGCCGACATGTCCGCCTCGCACGCCGCGCTGCTGGTGCTGGCGATCGGCGCCGGGTCGCTGTTCTTCAGCCATGTCAACGACGCCGGGTTCTGGCTGGTGAAGGAGTACTTCGGGATGGACGTCGGCCAGACCGTCAAGACGTGGTCGGTGATGGAGACGATCATCTCGGTCGTCGGGATCGTGTGCGTCCTGCTGCTGTCGCTGGTGCTGTAG